The Streptomyces sp. DG2A-72 genome includes a region encoding these proteins:
- a CDS encoding cupin domain-containing protein → MTGLILPPGQGRKLITKAQEVTFKATEAHGSSISIFEVVVPPGFDVGAHVHSDAQEFFYVLQGELQLLAFEPIKRTEENWHEWESPEGDRVVRATEGASMFVPPGTPHAFRNASDQPARMLFQCFPSPIHELYFDEIAEIWSAGGPPDAEAIEEMRRRYDVSQITPLRFDPPLLLDSPSATERQAQRR, encoded by the coding sequence ATGACTGGTCTTATTCTCCCGCCCGGTCAGGGGCGAAAGCTGATCACCAAGGCGCAGGAAGTGACCTTCAAGGCCACTGAGGCGCACGGCTCCTCCATATCGATCTTCGAGGTGGTCGTGCCGCCCGGGTTCGATGTCGGGGCACATGTCCACAGCGATGCGCAGGAGTTCTTCTACGTCCTTCAGGGAGAGCTGCAGCTCCTGGCCTTCGAGCCGATCAAGCGCACGGAGGAGAACTGGCACGAGTGGGAGTCGCCCGAAGGGGACCGGGTCGTCCGGGCCACCGAGGGTGCCAGCATGTTCGTTCCTCCGGGAACTCCGCACGCGTTCAGGAACGCCTCGGACCAGCCGGCGCGCATGCTGTTCCAGTGCTTCCCCTCACCCATTCACGAGCTCTACTTCGACGAGATCGCGGAGATCTGGTCGGCCGGCGGGCCGCCGGACGCAGAGGCCATCGAGGAGATGCGCCGGCGCTATGACGTCAGTCAGATCACGCCGCTGCGCTTCGACCCGCCCCTTCTTCTCGATTCCCCGTCGGCAACGGAGCGCCAAGCGCAACGGAGATGA
- a CDS encoding type III polyketide synthase, giving the protein MEETLEFAQQAHAGKPQLPLALRLIRNTGVLKRHIVQPIEQTLRHPGLTERNRIYEAESKKWCPPVIEQALQNADVAARDIDAIIYVSCTGFLMPSLTAWLINRMGFRSDTRQIPIAQLGCAAGGAAVNRAHDFCVAHPGSNVLIVSCELCSLCYQPDADDIGSLLSDGLFGDAVAAAVVRGNGGVGIELERNASYLIPNTEDWISYSVRDTGFHFQLDRRVPGTMEPLAPVLREFAKDHSWDAGNLDFYIVHAGGPRILDDLAKFLEVDRKVFRHSWSTLTEYGNIASAVVFDAARRLFEEDTPGPDATGLIAGFGPGITAEMALGRWSVDAPGELD; this is encoded by the coding sequence ATGGAAGAGACTCTGGAGTTCGCCCAGCAAGCTCATGCAGGAAAGCCGCAGCTTCCTCTGGCGCTCCGGCTGATCCGGAACACCGGGGTGCTGAAGCGGCATATCGTGCAGCCCATTGAGCAGACACTGCGCCACCCGGGGCTGACGGAACGCAACCGCATCTACGAGGCCGAGTCCAAGAAGTGGTGCCCCCCGGTCATCGAACAGGCCCTTCAGAACGCCGATGTGGCGGCTCGTGACATCGACGCCATCATCTATGTGTCGTGCACCGGGTTCCTGATGCCGTCGCTGACCGCATGGCTGATCAACAGGATGGGATTCCGCTCCGACACCCGGCAGATACCCATCGCCCAGCTGGGGTGCGCGGCAGGCGGCGCGGCGGTCAACCGCGCCCACGACTTCTGCGTGGCCCACCCGGGAAGCAACGTCCTGATCGTCTCGTGCGAGCTGTGCTCGCTGTGCTATCAGCCCGACGCCGACGACATCGGTTCGCTGCTGTCCGACGGGCTGTTCGGCGACGCGGTCGCGGCCGCGGTGGTGCGCGGCAATGGCGGCGTCGGCATCGAGCTGGAGCGCAACGCCTCCTACCTCATTCCCAACACCGAGGACTGGATCTCCTACTCGGTGCGCGACACCGGCTTCCACTTCCAGCTGGACCGCCGGGTGCCCGGGACGATGGAGCCGCTGGCCCCGGTGCTGCGGGAGTTCGCCAAGGACCACAGCTGGGACGCCGGCAACCTCGACTTCTACATCGTCCACGCCGGCGGTCCGCGGATCCTGGACGACCTCGCCAAGTTCCTCGAGGTCGACCGCAAGGTGTTCCGTCACAGCTGGTCGACCCTGACCGAATACGGCAACATCGCCAGCGCGGTCGTATTCGACGCGGCACGCAGGCTGTTCGAAGAGGACACCCCGGGCCCCGACGCCACCGGTCTGATCGCGGGTTTCGGTCCCGGTATCACCGCCGAGATGGCGCTGGGCCGCTGGAGCGTCGACGCACCGGGCGAATTGGACTGA
- a CDS encoding cytochrome bc complex cytochrome b subunit produces the protein MSTTERAPHTGRTTPPAGERIADWTDSRLGIYNFRFLIRKVFPDHWSFMFGEIALYSFVVLILTGTWLTMFFDPSMTETVYHGSHEPLHGIPMSQAYASTLRISFDVRGGLFIRQLHHWSALVMIGALCIHTLRHFLTGSFRKPREVNWLIGFSLLVLVTLEGFVGYSLPDDLLSGTGLRIAEGVTLAIPVVGTYLTLFLFGGEYPGHDIIPRFYSFHILLIPGIVVALVTVHLIYVFYHKHTQFRGPGRTEKNVVGQPLMPVYAGKAGGFFFLVFGVLALMAGIAQINPVWKYGPYRADQISQGSQPDWYMGFLEGALRAMPAWEFVIPGGYTVSMGVLLPAVILPTVMMAVIAFWPFLEAWVTGDRREHHLLDRPRDHPTRTAFGCAFVAFYLVLFFGGANDVLAERFHLSLNAITWSVRIGVFVVPALTYVLTRRICLGLQRRDRDKLLHGRETGKIIRLPHGEFVEVHAPLDRPQAYTLLSKEVREVAPAPAPEHDGVANPQTRKEMLRHRLSRWLYGNQIPQPTPQEMQHALEHLAHSPDGHASSNGHALSNGHGPSAGGHLDTGRRAAVEEREPDQEPH, from the coding sequence ATGAGCACGACCGAAAGGGCGCCGCACACGGGGCGCACCACACCGCCGGCAGGCGAGCGCATCGCCGACTGGACGGACTCGCGGCTCGGGATCTACAACTTCCGGTTCCTGATCCGCAAGGTCTTTCCCGACCACTGGTCGTTCATGTTCGGGGAGATAGCGCTCTACAGCTTCGTCGTCCTGATCCTCACCGGTACCTGGCTCACCATGTTCTTCGACCCGAGCATGACCGAGACCGTCTACCACGGATCACACGAACCGCTGCACGGCATCCCGATGTCCCAGGCCTACGCCTCCACCCTGCGCATCAGCTTCGACGTGCGCGGCGGCCTGTTCATCCGCCAGTTGCACCACTGGTCGGCGCTGGTCATGATCGGTGCGCTGTGCATCCACACGCTGCGGCACTTCCTCACCGGATCGTTCCGCAAGCCGCGCGAGGTCAACTGGCTGATCGGCTTCTCGCTGCTCGTGCTGGTCACCCTGGAGGGTTTCGTCGGGTACTCACTCCCCGACGACCTGCTCTCCGGCACCGGTCTGCGCATCGCCGAAGGCGTCACGCTCGCCATCCCGGTGGTCGGGACCTATCTGACGCTGTTCCTGTTCGGCGGCGAATATCCGGGACACGACATCATTCCCCGGTTCTACAGCTTCCACATCCTGCTGATCCCGGGCATCGTCGTTGCCCTGGTCACCGTCCACCTGATCTACGTCTTCTACCACAAGCACACCCAGTTCCGGGGACCCGGCCGCACCGAGAAGAACGTCGTCGGCCAGCCCCTGATGCCGGTGTACGCGGGCAAGGCCGGCGGGTTCTTCTTCCTCGTGTTCGGCGTGCTCGCGCTGATGGCCGGCATCGCGCAGATCAACCCCGTGTGGAAATACGGCCCCTACCGCGCCGACCAGATCTCCCAGGGCTCCCAGCCCGACTGGTACATGGGCTTCCTCGAGGGCGCCCTGCGGGCCATGCCCGCCTGGGAGTTCGTCATCCCGGGCGGCTACACCGTCAGCATGGGCGTCCTGCTGCCGGCCGTCATCCTGCCCACCGTCATGATGGCGGTGATCGCCTTCTGGCCGTTTCTGGAAGCGTGGGTCACCGGCGACAGACGCGAACACCACCTCCTGGACCGCCCCCGCGACCACCCCACACGCACCGCGTTCGGCTGCGCCTTCGTGGCCTTCTACCTGGTGCTGTTCTTCGGCGGTGCCAACGACGTCCTGGCCGAACGCTTCCATCTGTCCCTGAACGCGATCACCTGGTCGGTACGGATCGGAGTGTTCGTCGTCCCGGCACTGACGTACGTCCTCACTCGGCGGATCTGCCTCGGCCTGCAACGGCGCGACCGCGACAAGCTCCTGCACGGCCGCGAGACCGGAAAGATCATCAGGCTGCCGCACGGCGAGTTCGTCGAGGTCCACGCGCCCCTCGACCGCCCGCAGGCCTACACCCTGCTGTCCAAGGAGGTGCGCGAGGTGGCGCCGGCCCCCGCACCGGAGCACGACGGCGTGGCCAACCCGCAGACCCGCAAGGAGATGCTGCGCCACCGGCTCAGCCGCTGGTTGTACGGCAACCAGATCCCGCAGCCGACACCGCAGGAGATGCAGCACGCCCTGGAACACCTCGCTCACTCGCCGGACGGACACGCCTCGTCCAACGGACACGCCTTGTCCAACGGACACGGCCCGTCGGCAGGCGGGCACCTGGACACCGGCAGGCGGGCCGCCGTCGAGGAGCGGGAGCCGGACCAGGAACCGCACTGA
- a CDS encoding DUF3099 domain-containing protein, producing MSRTPWHRNGPPAESITRARTGLTQDLRVRQRRYIVAMLVRTACVVLMALTWNRWPAVAVCALVAGVVIPYVAVVAAQAGWRQQRGVRPALTPADDEPHTRVVLEPTLILPPERNTAGSSGT from the coding sequence ATGAGCCGAACCCCATGGCACCGCAACGGACCCCCGGCCGAGTCCATCACCCGGGCACGCACCGGCCTGACCCAGGATCTGCGCGTCCGCCAGCGCCGCTACATCGTGGCCATGCTGGTGCGCACCGCCTGCGTGGTCCTGATGGCCCTCACCTGGAACCGCTGGCCCGCCGTCGCCGTCTGCGCCCTCGTCGCCGGGGTCGTCATCCCCTACGTCGCCGTGGTGGCCGCCCAGGCCGGGTGGCGCCAGCAGCGCGGCGTCCGGCCCGCGCTGACACCGGCCGACGACGAGCCCCACACCCGCGTCGTCCTCGAACCCACCCTGATCCTGCCCCCGGAACGCAACACGGCGGGCTCATCCGGCACTTGA
- a CDS encoding DegT/DnrJ/EryC1/StrS aminotransferase family protein: MDKISLVHASLGEQELAAVAEVFASGWPAGQGPKGKALEARLKERYGAGDAVAVSNCGAALHLAMLAFGVKPGDEVIVADYTFPAPAHAVRYVGATPVFADVRADTGTVDPEAVADLVCARTVGIIAVDTVGLPADYTQLQAIADRHGLFLVEDAACAVGATYQGREAGALAEVACLSFHGRKGATSGEGGALIATDPAIGADARQRSSFGIGSIYDQAQVIGLPIPQFTEIGYNFKLSDIAAAILQVQLGRIEELLQRRRAVAARYAELFAGEELLTVPHVPADRTHAWQSYLVTLDPGVDRAAVATDLRAQGIGCLHGTWASHLQPAFGAKQVCPVSADLFQRNLGIPMHAELTMDQVERVVDAVRTAVRTHARPVGRAA, encoded by the coding sequence ATGGACAAGATTTCCCTGGTGCACGCCAGCCTGGGGGAGCAGGAACTGGCCGCCGTCGCCGAGGTGTTCGCCTCCGGCTGGCCGGCCGGCCAGGGCCCGAAGGGCAAGGCCCTCGAGGCGCGGTTGAAGGAACGTTACGGTGCCGGGGACGCGGTCGCGGTCAGCAACTGCGGCGCCGCCCTGCACCTGGCGATGCTCGCGTTCGGCGTCAAGCCGGGCGACGAAGTGATCGTCGCCGACTACACGTTCCCGGCACCCGCCCATGCGGTGCGGTACGTGGGCGCCACGCCGGTCTTCGCCGACGTACGCGCCGACACCGGCACCGTTGACCCCGAGGCGGTCGCGGATCTGGTCTGTGCGCGCACCGTGGGCATCATCGCCGTCGACACGGTCGGACTGCCCGCGGACTACACGCAGCTGCAGGCGATCGCCGACCGCCACGGACTGTTCCTCGTCGAGGACGCCGCCTGTGCGGTGGGCGCCACCTACCAGGGGCGGGAGGCGGGCGCGCTGGCCGAGGTGGCCTGTCTGTCCTTCCACGGACGCAAGGGAGCCACCAGCGGGGAGGGCGGCGCACTGATCGCCACCGACCCGGCCATCGGGGCGGACGCGCGCCAGCGCTCGTCCTTCGGCATCGGCAGCATCTACGACCAGGCGCAGGTCATCGGCCTGCCGATCCCTCAGTTCACCGAGATCGGCTACAACTTCAAGCTGTCCGACATCGCCGCGGCGATCCTGCAGGTACAGCTCGGCCGGATCGAGGAACTGCTGCAGCGCCGGCGCGCCGTCGCCGCGCGCTACGCCGAACTCTTCGCCGGGGAGGAACTCCTGACGGTGCCGCACGTGCCGGCGGACCGTACCCACGCCTGGCAGTCCTACCTGGTGACGCTGGATCCGGGCGTGGACCGCGCGGCGGTCGCCACCGACCTGCGTGCTCAGGGAATCGGCTGCCTGCACGGCACCTGGGCCAGCCACCTCCAGCCCGCGTTCGGGGCCAAGCAGGTGTGCCCGGTCTCGGCGGATCTCTTCCAGCGCAATCTCGGCATACCCATGCACGCCGAGCTGACCATGGACCAGGTCGAACGGGTCGTGGACGCCGTGCGCACCGCGGTGCGCACCCACGCACGGCCCGTCGGCCGCGCCGCCTAG